The following is a genomic window from Clostridia bacterium.
AATGCGGAACTTGTAAAGACAGGAAAGAAAGGCAAATTGAAACTATCAGAAGAAAAAAGGGATATCAGGGGCGGATTTATACTAAAATCCGGGGGAATAGAAATAAACAGTTCCTTTGAGGCTATGATCAGGATGGAAAAAGAGAAAATAGAACCCGAGATTGCACAAATATTATTTAAATAGGATGTGACTACATATCATGGGCGATACAAAATATGCTTATTCCGTAGCGAGAATTAGGGTTCTGGAAGGCAGACTGCTGGACAGGGCTAGGATAAATAGGATGATAGAGGCTAAAGATGCTCAAGAGGCATTTAAGGTGCTCATGGAGACCGATTATGCAACATTATCAGCTGAAGCACATGATGCACATGACTATGAGATATTGCTAAGCCAGCAGCTTAAGGATGTGTACCAGCTGATCGATGATATATCCCCTGAACCCCAGCTAACTAGGCTGTTTTCCCTGAAATATGATGTGCACAACCTTAAAGCATTGTTAAAATCTAAGTATATAGATGCAGATGCTGAAAATGTTCTGATAGATATTGGCAGTATATCGTTGGATAAGTTGAAGCAGATGGTAAAAGAGAAGGATTATAGGGATTTACCTAAAAGGTTAAAGGCAGCAGTGGAAAAAATCGAGGATATATTCAGTGTGCAGCCAAAACCGCAGATGATAGATATCTTATTGGATAGGGCGTTGTATGAAACGTATGTTGATGCATCAGCCGCCAAAATGTCGGAAGGATTTTTGAAGGATTATTTTAGGCTTCAGGCTGACTTGAGCAATATAAGGACATTTTTCAGGGTGAAAAGGGGAGGATATGGAAAAGACTTGTTTGAACAGGCTTTTCTCCCCGGAGGCGGAATGACTATGGATGTATTTTTAAAGATGCTGGAACAACCTGAACAGGCATTTGCTGACAAATTAGCTACCAGCGATTATGGCAAAGTAGTATCAGACGGGGTGGAACAACTGGTAAAAAAATCGACTCTGACAGATCTTGAAAAATACGTAGATGATTACTTGATTGATTATGTTAAACGAAGAAAAGGGACAGCATTTGGAATAGAGCCTCTAGTAGGATACATATTGGCTAGGGAAAACGAGATAAAAAATATTCGGATAATAATGGTGGGCAAAATCAATGAGCTACCTGAAGATGTCATAAGGGAAAGGTTACGTGATACTTATGCGTAAAATCGGAGTAATAGGAGATAAGGATTCTATATTGGGATTTAAGGCACTGGGGCTTTCTATATTTCCAGTGATAAAACCTGAAGAGGCGGCAGATATATTAGACGATTTAGCGCAACAATCGTATGCGGTGGTATTTATTACAGAGCAGATAGCACAAAATATTCAAGATACCATAGATAAATACAAAAATAGCGTGTTCCCGGCAGTGATCTTGATACCCAACAACCGTGGAACCCTTGGATTGGGTATCCAGGGAATTAAAGAGAGTGTTGAAAAGGCAGTAGGTGCAGATATCTTATTCGGGAAAGAGGGTAGATAGACTTGAAACAAGGCAGAATAATAAAAGTTTCCGGACCGCTGGTTATTGCAGAGGGTATGGGGTATGCAAAAATGTATGATGTGGTTCGAGTTAGCGATAAAAATCTTATTGGAGAGATAATAGAGATGAGAGGCGATAAGGCCTCTATACAGGTTTATGAGAATACTTCCGGGTTGGGGCCGGGAGAGCCGGTTGTTTCCACTGGCGAACCCATGAGTGTTGAGCTGGGGCCTGGGATAATTGAAGCCATATATGATGGTATACAACGTCCCCTGGATATAATAAAAGATAAGGTAGGAGACTATATCACCAGAGGCGTGGAAGCCGGTGCAATTGACAGGGATAAGAAATGGGCGTTCAAACCGATTGCGAAGGTAGGGGATAAAGTTGTAGCGGGAGATATCATAGGTACAGTACAGGAGACCCCTATAGTTGAGCACAGGATAATGGTTCCTCCTAACATTGAAGGTACAATAAAGGAGATATTTGAGGGAGAGTTCACCGTAGAGGATGTGGTGGCCAGGCTGGATACCCAGGACGGTGTTAAAGAATTAAAGATGTTGCAGAAATGGCCGGTGCGTATAGGGAGACCATACAAGCAAAAGCTTCCCCCTACAATACCGCTGATAACAGGGCAAAGAGTAATAGATACGTTCTTTCCGGTTGCTAAGGGTGGCACTGCATGTATTCCAGGGCCTTTTGGCAGCGGTAAAACGGTGGTACAGCATCAGCTGGCAAAATGGGCAGATGCGGATATAGTGGTATATATAGGCTGTGGTGAACGTGGTAACGAGATGACAGATGTTTTAATGGAGTTTCCCGAGTTAAAAGACCCTAGATCAGGAGAACCTCTTATGAAGAGGACGGTATTGATAGCTAATACATCGGATATGCCTGTTGCTGCACGGGAAGCTTCCATATATACAGGTATTACAATAGCAGAATATTTTAGGGATATGGGGTATAGTGTAGCCTTGATGGCAGATTCAACATCCAGATGGGCAGAAGCCCTGCGTGAGATGTCCGGTCGTTTGGAAGAGATGCCGGGAGAAGAAGGTTATCCTGCATACTTAGGGACTAGAGTGGCGGAATTTTACGAAAGAGCAGGCAGAGTAGTATGTTCAGGTAGCGAGGGAAGGGAAGGAGCCCTTACAGCTGTAGGTGCTGTATCACCTCCAGGTGGAGACCTTTCAGAACCTGTAACCCAGTCTACCCTTCGAATAGTAAAGGTATTCTGGGGACTGGATTCTGATCTTGCTTACAGAAGACATTTTCCGGCTATAAATTGGCTTATCAGTTATTCCCTGTACGTTGACAGGTTGAATGAATGGTTAAGTGCCAATATAAGCGAGGATTGGATAGAGATGAGGTCCACTGCAATGCGTATACTTCAGGAGGAGTCTGAACTAGAAGAGATAGTAAGGCTGGTAGGTGTAGATGCCTTGTCCAATAAGGATAGGCTTACATTGGAAATAGCCAGATCAGTGAGAGAGGATTATTTGCATCAAAACGCATTTCACGATGTGGATACCTATACATCCTTTAATAAGCAGTATAGGATGCTGAAACTAATAATCGATTTTTATAATGAAGCCCAAAAGGCAATGGAAGACGGTGCGACTTTAGATGAAGTTATCAATCTACCTATAAGAGAAAAAATAGGGAGATGTAAATATACAAGAGAAGATCAGCTGGATACATTTGACGATATTGAAGCCCAAATGAGAGATCAAGTATCATCTCTCGTATCGAAGGGGGAGATGGAGTATGCTTAAGGAATATAGAACAGTATCAGAAGTTGTAGGTCCTTTGATGTTGGTTGAGCAGGTAGAAGGAGTTAAGTTTGATGAATTGGTTGAAATAGAGCAGGCGGATGGAAATATAAGAAGAGGCCGTGTATTGGAAGTTGATAGGGACAAGGCATTGGTTCAGCTGTTTGAAGGCTCCCAAGGTTTGGAGATAGAGAATACCAAAGTCAGATTTTTGGGCAAAGGCATAGAACTTGCCGTTTCCATGGATATGATGGGCCGTGTATTTGACGGTTTGGGAAACCCCAAGGATGGTGGACCTAGAATAATACCTGAAAAAAGATTGGCTATAGAGGGAAATCCCATCAACCCTGCTGCAAGGGATTATCCTTCAGAATTTATTCAAACGGGTATTTCTGCCATAGACGGGCTGAACACCTTGGTAAGAGGGCAAAAGCTACCTGTATTTTCAGGTTCCGGCTTGCCTCATGCACAGCTGGCTGCTCAGATAGCAAGGCAAGCCAAGGTGCTGGGTACTGACAGTAAGTTTGCTGTTGTATTCGCAGCTATAGGTATAACCTTTGAAGAGGCTGATTATTTTATAAGCGATTTTAGAAGGACAGGTGCCATAGACAGGGCAGTATTGTTCATGAATTTAGCTGATGATCCTGCTATAGAACGTATAGCAACGCCCAGGATGGCCCTTACAGCCGCTGAATATCTGGCCTTTGAAAAAGGAATGCATGTTCTCGTAATATTGACAGATATAACAAACTACTGCGAGGCACTCCGTGAGGTATCTGCTGCAAGAAGAGAAGTCCCGGGAAGAAGAGGATATCCCGGTTACCTTTATACAGACTTGGCTTCCATGTATGAACGAGCGGGTAGGATAAGGGGCAGAGAGGGTTCTATAACCCAGATACCTATACTCACAATGCCGGAGGATGATAAGACACATCCAATACCTGACCTTACCGGATACATCACAGAGGGTCAGATTATACTCAGCAGAGAGCTGTTCAGGAAAGGCATAATGCCTCCCATAGATGTATTGCCATCTCTTTCTCGTTTGAAAGATAAAGGTATAGGACAGGGCAAAACCAGGGAGGACCACGCAGATACGATGAACCAGCTGTTCTCAGCCTATGCACAAGGCAAACAGGCAAAAGAACTTGCGGTAATCCTTGGAGAAGCAGCATTGAGCGATATAGATAAACTTTACGCTAAATTTGCTGATGAATTTGAGAAAAGCTATGTAGCACAGGGAGAAAATGAAAATAGGTCGATACAACAGACATTAGATCTAGGATGGAAACTCCTTTCCATACTTCCTAAGTCAGAGCTTAAACGAATAGAGGATGAGTTGATAGAAAAGTATCTCCCGCAAAAAGGAGATGCATAAAATATGGCTGAAAGATTAAGGGTTAACCCGACTAGGATGGAGCTCTCCCGTCTCAAAAAAAGACTTAAGGTGGCAGTCAGGGGCCACAAGTTGTTGAAGGATAAACGGGATGAGCTGATGAAGAAGTTTGTTGAACTGGTTAAGCAAAACAAAGAGATGAGAGAACAAGTAGAAAAAGAGCTTACTCAAGCCTTGGGAGATTTTCTGGTGGCAAGAGCGGTTATGTCATCAGAGCTCCTGGAAGCTGCTATAATGTATCCAACTACTTTACCTAACATAGAAACATCTGTGAAAAATATAATGAGTGTAGATGTTCCAATGATACAAAACAAGCAAAGGACCCAAGATGAACAAGGCGGATCCATCCATCCCTATGGATTTGCTGATACTTCTGCAGAGCTGGATGGAGCCATAACCACATTGAATGGTGTATTGGATAAGATGATAAAGCTGGCTGAAGTAGAAAAAACATGTCAGCTGCTTGCAGACGAAATAGAAAAGACAAGAAGAAGAGTTAACGCCCTTGAACACGTTATGATACCTCAATTGGAGGAAACCATAAGATTCATCACCATGAAGCTGGACGAAAATGAAAGAAGCAACCTTACCAGACTTATGAAAGTAAAGGATATGATTCAGGACAAAAATGCATAAAAAAGTTCCTTAGAAATAAACTAAGGAACTTTTTTATGTCCTATATTAGCAGATGCCGCCAAAACTACCGCAACAGCAGAATACGAGAACTAATAGCAAGAAGAAAAATAACAATTCACTGCCGGAACCAAAACCACCTAGTATGTTTTCAGCCAAGACTAATACCTCCTTTCAATAACAGGTATTATATACAATGTTTTTCTTTTCGATATATATATATGACAGCAGCATGAGAAGTGTGAAAATATTGAATAAAAAAGGAGGATAAAATAAGTGTATATAGAATAAAAGTAATAGAAAACTAAAAAGGAGGAAGTGAAGTTTATGTGGGGGAAAAAGGAGATAAATGTAAGATACAACAAGCATAAAGACATGAATGAATATATAATAGAATATTTCAACAGCCCTTTACAGCCTAAAGATATCCGTTATGATATTTTATCCTGGTTAAGGGAGGAAAGGAGTATAATATCGGAGATAGACAACGGGCTTTTCAGCATAGATAGAGGAGTGACCGGAGAAGAAGTTATAGACGACATAATATACAATATGCAGCAAAAAGACATTCTGTTCAAATATAGGAAAATAAAAAATGCCGATGCTGCTACAAATCCTTTGGCTAAGCTGTTTGGATTTGGTTCAAAGAAGCCTGTTTACAGCCATAAAATATATTATTCAATACCGGATAGGATGTGGGATATAGATATTATCCACCAAGTTATACCTATATATGGATGTAGGCATACAGTTTTGCAAAAGGAGCAGGATTTAGACGATATACTTGAAAATTTTGACAGAGGTTTATATGAAGACATCAAAAGGTCTGATGTATTTTACTGCGATGCATTTGATTGTGAGACAATAAAAACATTTGCAATAAGGTCTAATTTCATACAAAAAGATGAGGTAGAAAAAATAGTGGATGAATTAAATTCCCGTGCAAGTGACTGATGGTACCATAACCCACATTTGATGGAGATTAGCATAAATTAAGTGTATACTGCCCTCTTAAAATGGCAATAATCTTAATAAAAAGTGATTTATTGTTTAGCGTAAATTGCCATATGAGGAGGGTTAAAAGGTGAAAAAGATATATATCATAATCTCTATCATTGCAATAATAATTATCATAGTCCAGTCTTCAGGATTTACCTACAATCAAGAGCAAAAATATTTTGAAAGTGGTGTACCAAACAGCCAAATGGAAACTATAGCAAAGGCATTTACCTATACAGGCGCTGATATTAAAGAATCCAACCTGAACTGTTGGGCAAAAATATCCGATGATTTTATGGACATGCAGTACATGGAACAACTATCTGAACAAATTTTTAAAAAGCATATCTATAATACAAATCAATATGAATGTTTTAAATCGGATGAGGACAGTTTTCGACAGGTGATGTTCACTTTAAATGTAGATGAGGATATAATCCTCGTCTTTGCGCTGCAGACCATTAAACATGAAAGTGATTCTGAAACATATATGTTAGTGGACGTGGTTCAAAATAATAGCTATAATTATATAATAGATATAGAAAATAAAATTTTAGATTTATATCAGGCTTTTGATATACAGCCTGAATCTACTGCTTGTATTATTGGTGCATTGCAAGCAAAAGCAGATGACGAGCAAATAGATCAAATATATAGAAAAGTTTTTAACAACCTAAAAATAGAGAATGTGGATGCTGTAGAAAGTGGCGGTGCTTTTAGTGTCACAGGATACACTCCATTGATAGAAGACTCTATAGTTCTAGGGGATCACAAAGTAAATATCAATATGGCTTGCCGATACAACTCTTTTGAAGATAAAACGTACATATTATTGGCAACTCCTTTAATATGCGTAGAATACTAAATATTTACTCCGAGGGGGAAAGAAACTTGTCCAGACTGATCGTTGAAAAAAGTCCGCCGTTGAGAGGAAGAGTGAGGATAAGTGGTTCAAAAAATTCTGTTCTGCCAATAATTGCAGCTTCTCTATTATCGGACGGTGAATGTGTTATAGAGGATATTCCTCATCTTAGGGATGTAGAAGTGATATCTGATGTATTGAGATATTTTGGAGTAGAACTTGATAATCAAGGCGAAATAATAAAGGTAAATACTAGAAATATAAATAGTTATGAGGCACCTTATGATTTGATAAAAAAAATGAGGGCATCTTTTTTGATAATGGGGCCCCTGTTGGCCAGGCTAGGGAGAGCGAAGATTTCTTTGCCGGGAGGTTGTGCAATAGGAACAAGACCTATCGATCTTCATCTTAAGGGCTTCAGTGCTTTAGGTGCTGATATTACCTTAGGTCATGGATATATAGAGGCAAAGGCAGATAAACTTCAGGGAGCAGACATATATCTAGACTTTCCAAGCGTGGGAGCTACTGAGAATATTATGATGGCTGCCTGTTTAGCAGAAGGAAGCACAACTATAGAAAACGTGGCCAAAGAGCCTGAAATTGTAGACCTTGCAAATTTTTTGAATTCTATGGGTGCAAATGTGAGGGGGGCCGGTACTGATACCATCAAAATTGAAGGGGTACGTCAACTGAATGGAGCAGTACATTGCATAATACCGGATAGAATAGAAGCAGGAACCTATATGGTGGCTGCTGCTATAACCGGAGGGGATATAATAATTGAAAATGTGCTGGAAGACCACTTAAAACCCATAATAGCCAAGTTGAGAGAAACAGGGACCGATATAGAAGAGACAGAGGACGGCAATATAAAAGTATCCCGTAGGGGAGCCCTGAAATCTGTAGATATAAAGACATTGCCCTATCCTGGTTTTCCCACAGATATGCAAGCTCAAATGATGGCACTTATGGCAGTAGCTGAAGGAACAAGTGTGATTATAGAAACCATATTTGAAAACAGGTTCATGCATGTGAGCGAGCTGAAGCGTATGGGTAGCAGGATCAAGATAGAAGGCCGTACTGCTGTAGTGCAGGGCATACCAAAGCTGACGGGAAGTCAGGTAAATGCTACCGATTTGAGAGCAGGAGCTGCCATGGTGATAGCAGGATTGGTGGCAGATGGATGCACTGAGATAAACGATATATACCATATCGACAGAGGGTATGTAAACATTGAGAATAAGTTGCAAAAACTTGGGGCAAAGATATATAGGATAGTGGAATAGATGATATTAAAATATATCTTTGATGTTTTGTATTTTCACTCCATTGTAGTAATGCTTTAGGATGTCTTGATAAGTTTTTCCCTTTTGAGCCATACTGTTTGCACCATACTGGCTCATGCCTACCCCGTGTCCGTAGCCTATAGTGGTTATTATCATAATGTTTCCGCTAAAATGTATATCGAAATTAGTTGAATTCAGGTTGTAAAGCGACCTGAATTCAGTTCCTTTAAGCTGGATTTTGCCTATCTGTATTTTTTTAACCCTTCCTCCTTCGCTGGTTTCCAATATCTTCAAGTTATTATCTACATTTTTGGCGTTTATACCTGAATTGGGAAATTTAGCATTAAACTTTTTTACAAAATCATTCCTTGAAATAGTGAGTTTTGAAACGAACTTAGGAGCTTTTTCCTCTCCTTCACTGATAACACTTCTTAGATAGGGCAGTTTTGTAGAGAAAACTTCCTCTGAATTCTCTGTTTTACCGCCGCTGGTGGAATGAAAAAGCGGATCTATAGGTTGTGAGTTGTAGGTTATGATGATTCCAGCAGTTTGGTCTACCGCACTGGATACCTTTTTCCAATATTTATAGAAATTGATTTTGCCCCATCTATCCTCTAATTGTTTTTCAGACATCCATGCTTGACAGCTTTTATAATCATCGCAAAGGTCAGCCTGGGGATGTTCAGGGCATCCGCTGTTTCCTAATTCTTTTAATCTGTTTACNNNNNNNNNNNNNNNNNNNNNNNNNNNNNNNNNNNNNNNNNNNNNNNNNNNNNNNNNNNNNNNNNNNNNNNNNNNNNNNNNNNNNNNNNNNNNNNNNNNNTGTGTTGTATATAGTGCGACAGATTGCGGAGCACGTATAGTATTATATGCCTACGGGTACTGCTATATATATAAATACTATATATTTATGAAAAATATAACAAAAGCAAGTATTTTTTTTCTACAATGTGGGCAAAATCTATAATGGAGGTGTTCTAAAATGGGAGATAAAAAAGGTTCAGATATAAAAAGAAAAATACTTGCTTTCTTAGATAGACAAGGGTTTTACGTTGTATTATTCATATGTGTTTGTATAATAGCTGTCACTGCAGTTTTTGCCACCAGAAACAATAAACAGGATATACTTGATCTAAAACAGCTTGGGCTGGGACAAAAAACCGAAGAAGAACAATACCAAAAAGACCAACAGAAAAAAGATCAAAAACAAGAGCAAAAAGAAGAACAAAAAGAAGAACAAGAGACCGTGTCTAAAGAGGAGGATAAGATAAAGGTCAAGGATGTAGTTGAGCAAAAAGAAACTTCACCAAAATCTTTGGATAGCCAACAGGATGACGAAGAACAAAAAAAGCCTGCTCCTAAACAATCAAAACCTGAAAAGGCACCCCAATCTGCATCAGCAGCAGGGGGAAATGCAGTAGTTATGTTAGAGCCTTTAAACGGGAAAATAATAATGGACTATGGCAGGGAAAACCTGGTGTATTCAAATACTTTAAAACAATGGTGCTCACATAATGGTATCGATATAGAAGCGGCGGAAACTGCCGAAGTAAGAGCTGTTCTTTCCGGCGTAGTGAGCGATATTAGAAATGATTCTAAACTGGGTATAATGATTGAGATAGACCATCAAAATGGATTCAAATCGGTATATGCAAATTTATCCACTGATCAAATGGTAAATGTAGGACAAAAGGTGGACAAAGGACAGACTATCAGTGGAGTAGGCAAGACTGCACCATTTGAAATAGGAGATCCTCCCCACTTACACTTTGAATTGATAAAAAACGAAGAATATGTAGACCCCAAGGAATACATAAAATTTAGATAAAGCACATTCAAAAGCTCTTTGCTTAAAAAAGCAGAGGGCTTTTTTATTTTTTAAAATGTTACCCGCCCTTCTATATTAGCGAGACTTTGCATATTAATGTAAAAAGACGAATTTGCATTTCTTGGGGGAGGGTAGTTAAATTGAAGGATTATATAGAACAGAGGGTATTGGAAATAGCGAATCATATTATAAGAACAAACTCTACCGTAAGGGAAGCCGCTAAATTATTTAAGGTGAGTAAAAGTACCGTTCATAAGGATGTGGCTGAAAGGCTACCCAAGATAAATCCTTTGATGTACACAGAGGTAAAAAAAGTATTAGAGAAAAATAAGGCGGAGAGACATATAAGGGGAGGGAAAGCAACAAGGTTGAAATACAAGATGAAAAAATGTAAAATAATAAATAAAAAAGAGGATTTTTAGAAGAAATATAGAAATATACTTAAGAGTATTGGTATAATTTAACTTGAAATCAATATTATTTACATAGATGAATTACAAAAGAAAGCGAGGAAGGCACTTTATGGGAATAGGATTTAGAAAAGATATAGGGATAGACTTAGGAACGGCAAGTGTTCTCGTATACCTAAAAGGGAAGGAAATTGTGCTCAATGAACCCTCAGTAGTTGCTATAGAAAGAAATACCGGGGCGATATTGGCTGTAGGTGAAGAAGCGAGGAAGATGCTGGGTAGAACACCAGGTAATATAGTAGCTATAAGACCATTGCGAGATGGAGTCATATCTGATTATGATATAACTGAGAAGATGTTAAGACACTTCATAAGGAAAGTTTGCGGTAATACATTGTTTGCAAAACCTAGGATTGTTGTATGTGTTCCTAGCGGGGTGACTGAAGTAGAGAAAAGAGCAGTGTTGGATGCCACTTATGAAATAGGGGCTAAAAAAACATATCTTATAGAAGAGCCGATAGCAGCAGCCATAGGCGCTGGACTGGATATATCAGAACCCTGTGGGAACATGGTAGTGGATGTGGGAGGAGGTACTACCGACATAGCGGTCATTTCATTAGGTGGATCTGTTGTGAGCAATTCAATAAAGATGGCCGGGGACGAATTTGATGAGGCCATAATAAGATACCTCAGGAAAAAGCATAATGTTATGATAGGCGAGAGAACAGCAGAAGAGCTAAAGATAAAAACAGGTACCGCTTTCCCAAGAGAGGAAAGCGTGAGCATGGAAGTGAGAGGAAGAAACTTGGTTACAGGGCTGCCTAGGAATATAGAAGTTACATCGGAAGAACTTATGGAAGCTTTGGAAGAGCCAGTTTCTGCTATTGTTGATACTGTACATTCTGTATTAGAGAAAACTCCGCCTGAGTTGGCATCTGATATAAGCGACAATGGAATAATGATGACGGGTGGAGGAAGCCTACTCCATGGATTGGACAGGTTGATATCTGAAAAGTGTTGTGTTCCTGTTACGGTTGCTGAAGACGCAATCTCATGTGTTGCATTAGGGACAGGCAAAGCCCTTGAGGATATTGATGTCTATTCTAGTGCAGCCAACTTCAGCAATTTAAAGAATAGAATGTATTAATTAGTCATGGAGGTGGATTTAGAGTGATACGCGGACTATATACTGCAGCTACCGGGATGCTTACAGGGAGCAAAAAAGTAGATGTGATAGCCAATAATATATCAAATGTTGATACCGATGGATATAAGAAGGATATCCCTGTTTCAGGTTCTTTTAGAGAAGTTTTGACAAAGCGGATCAATGACGATACGTTAGGAAACAAAAATATAGGCACAATAAACTATGGTTCATATGTGGACCAGGTATATACAATTCATTCCCAAGGCCAGCTATATCAGACCGATAATAATCTAGATTTTGCAATACAAGGTGACGGTTATTTTGAGGTAGAAACAGGGGAGGGAGTAGTATATACTAGAAATGGTAGCTTTAATAGAAACTCACAAGGCTATTTAGTGGACGGGCAGGGGAACTACGTTCTAGGAGAAAATGGTCGGATTTACATAGAAAATGACGATATTTCAGTAGATGACAGGGGCAGCATTTTCAGTGATGGTGTCTACATTGATAGATTGAGACTTGTGGATTTTGAAGATAAAACATCCCTGGTAAAACAAGGTGATAATTACTTTTCCCAAGACGGTGGAGCTGCACCTGCACAAGCAAGCATATGTCAAGGATTTTTAGAAAAATCTAATGTCAACCCTGTAGATGAGATGGTTGAAATGATATCTGTTATGAGAAATTACGAGACTAGCCAGAGAATGATAAAGATGCAGGATCAGACTTTGGACAAGGCGGTAAATGAGATAGCTAGATTTTAATATAGTGGGATAGAGGTGAGAATAATGAGAGCTTTATGGACTGCTGCCTCTGGTATGCGGACTCAACAGCATAAGGTTGATATAATTTCAAACAATATAGCCAACGTTAATACCAATGCCTATAAAAAGGTGAATACAGGTTTTAAGGATTTAGTATATGAGAATATGAAAACAGCTCCAAGCTATCAGCAGGATGCTCCCCGTCCAATGGTGGGCCATGGGGTGACTGTAGGTTATACTTCCAAAGATTTTAGACAGGGTGCCTTGACAGCAACTGAAAGGAACTTGGATGTAGGAATAGAAGGCAAGGGTTTCTTCATGGTACAGGACGCAGATGGCAATATAAGATTTACTAGAGATGGGAGTTTTCAAGTCTCTGCAGAAGCAGGGGGAAATGTATTGGTCACATCCAACGGGGACTATGTTTTAGATTCGGCCGGCAATAGAATATTTATAGGAGACCCGCAAAATGTTATAATACAAGAGGATGGCAGTGTTTATTCAAACAACGATGGTTACGTGACATATAGCGGAAGTATCGCGTTGGTTGACTTTGATAATCGGGAAGGATTGCAGGCAATAGGAGATAATCTTTATGCTATGACTGATGCATCGGGTAATATGATGTTTCAAGACCAGTCCAAGCTCAAACAATGTTACCTTGAATCTTCAAATGTATCTGTTGCAGAAGAGATGGTAAATTTGATAGTATCTCAAAGGGCATATCAACTAAACTCCAGAATTGTACAGACTGCAGATAATATGATGGAAATTGCCAATGATCTAAGAAGATAAAATAGGGGTTCGCCCCTATTTTTTTACAATTGTAATAAAATATTAAAAAATATTTCATTGACAAATGCAGTAAATAATATATCATTTATATTATGTGGCTTAAAAGGCAGATGATTTATAAAAACTAGGAGGACTAATATGGATATCTCTGATATACAGGGGATTTTGCCGCACAGATATCCTTTTTTGTTGGTGGATAGGGTAATAGAGGTTGAATGGGGCAAAAGAGCAAAAGGAATAAAAAACGTTACAATAAATGAGCCATTTTTCCAAGGGCATTTTCCCGGTTTTCCCGTGATGCCAGGAGTGCTCATAGTAGAGGCCCTTGCACAAGTAGGTGCAGTTGCTATGTTAGGACAAGAGCAAAACAAAGGAAAGATAGCGTTATTTACTGGGATTGATAAATTCAGGTTTAGAAAACAA
Proteins encoded in this region:
- the murA gene encoding UDP-N-acetylglucosamine 1-carboxyvinyltransferase; this translates as MRRILNIYSEGERNLSRLIVEKSPPLRGRVRISGSKNSVLPIIAASLLSDGECVIEDIPHLRDVEVISDVLRYFGVELDNQGEIIKVNTRNINSYEAPYDLIKKMRASFLIMGPLLARLGRAKISLPGGCAIGTRPIDLHLKGFSALGADITLGHGYIEAKADKLQGADIYLDFPSVGATENIMMAACLAEGSTTIENVAKEPEIVDLANFLNSMGANVRGAGTDTIKIEGVRQLNGAVHCIIPDRIEAGTYMVAAAITGGDIIIENVLEDHLKPIIAKLRETGTDIEETEDGNIKVSRRGALKSVDIKTLPYPGFPTDMQAQMMALMAVAEGTSVIIETIFENRFMHVSELKRMGSRIKIEGRTAVVQGIPKLTGSQVNATDLRAGAAMVIAGLVADGCTEINDIYHIDRGYVNIENKLQKLGAKIYRIVE
- the spoIID gene encoding stage II sporulation protein D, encoding VNRLKELGNSGCPEHPQADLCDDYKSCQAWMSEKQLEDRWGKINFYKYWKKVSSAVDQTAGIIITYNSQPIDPLFHSTSGGKTENSEEVFSTKLPYLRSVISEGEEKAPKFVSKLTISRNDFVKKFNAKFPNSGINAKNVDNNLKILETSEGGRVKKIQIGKIQLKGTEFRSLYNLNSTNFDIHFSGNIMIITTIGYGHGVGMSQYGANSMAQKGKTYQDILKHYYNGVKIQNIKDIF
- a CDS encoding M23 family metallopeptidase, with the protein product MGDKKGSDIKRKILAFLDRQGFYVVLFICVCIIAVTAVFATRNNKQDILDLKQLGLGQKTEEEQYQKDQQKKDQKQEQKEEQKEEQETVSKEEDKIKVKDVVEQKETSPKSLDSQQDDEEQKKPAPKQSKPEKAPQSASAAGGNAVVMLEPLNGKIIMDYGRENLVYSNTLKQWCSHNGIDIEAAETAEVRAVLSGVVSDIRNDSKLGIMIEIDHQNGFKSVYANLSTDQMVNVGQKVDKGQTISGVGKTAPFEIGDPPHLHFELIKNEEYVDPKEYIKFR
- the spoIIID gene encoding sporulation transcriptional regulator SpoIIID codes for the protein MKDYIEQRVLEIANHIIRTNSTVREAAKLFKVSKSTVHKDVAERLPKINPLMYTEVKKVLEKNKAERHIRGGKATRLKYKMKKCKIINKKEDF
- a CDS encoding rod shape-determining protein, producing MGFRKDIGIDLGTASVLVYLKGKEIVLNEPSVVAIERNTGAILAVGEEARKMLGRTPGNIVAIRPLRDGVISDYDITEKMLRHFIRKVCGNTLFAKPRIVVCVPSGVTEVEKRAVLDATYEIGAKKTYLIEEPIAAAIGAGLDISEPCGNMVVDVGGGTTDIAVISLGGSVVSNSIKMAGDEFDEAIIRYLRKKHNVMIGERTAEELKIKTGTAFPREESVSMEVRGRNLVTGLPRNIEVTSEELMEALEEPVSAIVDTVHSVLEKTPPELASDISDNGIMMTGGGSLLHGLDRLISEKCCVPVTVAEDAISCVALGTGKALEDIDVYSSAANFSNLKNRMY
- the flgF gene encoding flagellar basal-body rod protein FlgF, with translation MIRGLYTAATGMLTGSKKVDVIANNISNVDTDGYKKDIPVSGSFREVLTKRINDDTLGNKNIGTINYGSYVDQVYTIHSQGQLYQTDNNLDFAIQGDGYFEVETGEGVVYTRNGSFNRNSQGYLVDGQGNYVLGENGRIYIENDDISVDDRGSIFSDGVYIDRLRLVDFEDKTSLVKQGDNYFSQDGGAAPAQASICQGFLEKSNVNPVDEMVEMISVMRNYETSQRMIKMQDQTLDKAVNEIARF